A DNA window from Lutra lutra chromosome 8, mLutLut1.2, whole genome shotgun sequence contains the following coding sequences:
- the LOC125107452 gene encoding olfactory receptor 12-like — protein MKNELNRNYSEVTEFILLGFVTPPKLQILLFLVFLLIYTVTVVGNISMIIVIKMDSRLQMPMYFFLRNLSYLDLCYSTVIAPKTLANFLSSEKKISYNGCAAQFFFFALFVTTEGFLLAVMAFDRFSAICSPLLYPVHMSQKVCAQLVTGSYICGGINSIVQTGFTFSLHFCGENRLDHFFCDVPALIKISCDDTFVNEIVLFFLSALIIITTTTVILVSYAYILSTVLKIPSTHGRGKTFSTCGSHIAVVSLFYGTVFFMYAQPSAIASPEQNKIVAVLYTLIIPMLNPLIYSLRNRDVKDAVKRILHRK, from the coding sequence ATGAAAAACGAGCTAAATAGGAATTACTCAGAAGTGACAGAATTCATTCTGCTAGGCTTTGTAACCCCTCCAAAACTACAAATCCTCTTATTCCTAGTGTTCTTGCTAATCTATACAGTCACTGTGGTGGGAAACATTAGCATGATAATTGTCATTAAGATGGACTCCAGACTTCAAATGCCTATGTATTTCTTCCTTAGAAACTTATCCTATTTAGATCTCTGCTACTCCACAGTCATCGCCCCCAAAACTTTAGCTAACTTCCTGTCTAGTGAAAAGAAGATTTCTTATAATGGGTGTGCGgcccagtttttcttctttgctctatTTGTCACAACTGAAGGCTTCCTTTTGGCTGTCATGGCATTTGATCGATTCTCGGCCATTTGCTCCCCTCTCCTTTACCCTGTGCACATGTCGCAGAAAGTCTGTGCTCAGTTGGTGACTGGATCCTACATCTGTGGAGGCATCAACTCCATCGTGCAAACAGGTTTCACcttcagtttgcatttctgtggaGAAAACAGACTGGACCACTTTTTCTGTGACGTCCCAGCCCTGATCAAGATCTCTTGTGATGACACTTTTGTGAACGAGATTGtgctattctttctctctgccctcatcatcattaccaccacAACTGTCATTCTGGTTTCCTATGCTTACATCCTCTCCACTGTCCTGAAGATTCCCTCTACCCATGGCAGGGGTAAGACCTTCTCTACTTGCGGTTCCCATATAGCTGTGGTGAGTTTGTTCTATGGGACTGTGTTCTTTATGTATGCCCAGCCCAGTGCCATCGCCTCCCCAGAGCAAAACAAGATCGTAGCGGTGCTCTATACATTGATAATACCAATGCTAAACCCTCTAATATACAGTCTGAGAAACAGAGATGTGAAAGATGCTGTGAAGAGAATACTACACCGGAAATGA
- the LOC125107682 gene encoding olfactory receptor 9K2-like, whose amino-acid sequence MGDRGTSNHSEVTDFILVGFRVCPELHILLFLLFLLVYAMILLGNVGMMTVIMTDPRLSTPMYFFLGNLSFIDLFYSSVIAPKAMINFWSESKSISFAGCVTQLFLFALFIVAEGFLLAAMAYDRFIAICNPLLYSVQMSTRLCIRLVAGSYFCGCISSVLQTSMTFTLSFCASRTIDHFYCDDRPLQRISCSDLYLHKIVSFFLCGIIILPTIIVIIVSYMYIVSTVLKMHSSEGCKKAFSTCSSHLGVVSVLYGAIVFMYVIPDRFPELSKVASLCYTLVTPMLNPLIYSLRNKDVKEALRKILGKKNISI is encoded by the coding sequence ATGGGTGACAGGGGAACAAGCAATCACTCAGAAGTGACTGACTTCATTCTTGTAGGCTTCAGGGTCTGCCCAGAACTCCacattctcctcttcctgctctttctgcTTGTGTATGCCATGATCCTTCTAGGGAATGTGGGGATGATGACTGTTATTATGACTGATCCCCGGCTGAGCACACCAATGTATTTCTTCCTAGGCAACCTCTccttcattgatctcttctattCCTCTGTTATTGCACCCAAGGCTATGATCAACTTCTGGTCTGAGAGCAAGTCCATCTCctttgctggctgtgtgacccagctctttctctttgccctttTCATTGTGGCTGAGGGATTTCTCCTGGCAGCCATGGCTTATGACCGCTTCATTGCCATCTGCAACCCACTCCTCTACTCTGTCCAGATGTCAACTCGTCTCTGCATTCGGTTGGTGGCTGGTTCCTATTTTTGTGGCTGCATCAGCTCAGTTCTTCAGACGAGCATGACGTTTACTTTGTCCTTTTGTGCTTCCCGCACCATTGATCACTTTTACTGTGATGACCGTCCACTTCAAAGGATTTCTTGTTCTGATCTCTACCTTCATAAgatagtttcctttttcttatgcGGCATTATTATTTTGCCTACCATAATTGTCATTATTGTGTCCTATATGTATATTGTGTCTACAGTTCTAAAGATGCACTCCTCTGAGGGATGTAAGAAAGCCTTCTCAACTTGCAGCTCTCACCTAGGAGTCGTGAGTGTACTGTACGGTGCCATCGTTTTTATGTATGTCATCCCTGACAGATTCCCTGAGCTTAGTAAAGTGGCTTCCTTATGTTACACCTTAGTCACTCCCATGTTGAATCCTTTGATTTACTCCCTGAGAAACAAAGATGTCAAAGAAGCTCTGAGAAagatcctggggaaaaaaaacatttctatttaa
- the LOC125106899 gene encoding olfactory receptor 12-like — translation MKKELNRNYSEVNEFILLGFRTAPDIQILLFLLFLLIYMVIVVGNISMIIVIKIDSKLHTPMYFFLRNLSYLDLCYSTVIAPKTLATFLSKDKKISYNGCATQFFFFALCVGTEGFLLAIMAHDHFSAICSPFLYPVRMSQQACARLVIGSYICGGVNCMIQTGFTFSLRFCGENRLDHFFCDVPALIKISCDDTFVNEIVLFILSALIIITTTTVILVSYAYILSTVLKIPSTHGRSKTFSTYSSHITVVSLFYGTVFFMYAQPGAMFSPEKSKIIAVFYTLIIPMLNPLIYSLRNREVKNAVKRVLLKKIIFSLTPSHL, via the coding sequence ATGAAGAAAGAGCTGAACAGGAATTACTCAGAAGTGAATGAGTTCATTCTGCTGGGATTCAGAACAGCTCCAGACATACAGATTCTCTTATTCTTACTCTTCTTGCTCATCTACATGGTCATTGTGGTGGGAAATATTAGCATGATAATTGTCATTAAAATAGACTCCAAACTTCATACACCTATGTATTTCTTTCTCAGAAACTTGTCCTATTTAGATCTCTGTTACTCCACAGTCATTGCTCCCAAAACTCTGGCTACTTTCTTGTCAAAGGACAAGAAAATTTCCTACAATGGCTGTGCAAcacagttctttttctttgctctctgtGTTGGGACTGAAGGCTTTCTTCTGGCCATTATGGCACATGATCACTTCTCCGCCATTTGCTCGCCCTTCCTCTATCCTGTACGTATGTCTCAACAGGCTTGTGCTCGTTTGGTGATTGGTTCCTATATATGTGGAGGTGTTAACTGCATGATACAAACAGGTTTTACCTTCAGTTTGCGTTTCTGTGGAGAAAACAGACTGGACCACTTTTTCTGTGACGTCCCAGCCCTGATCAAGATCTCTTGTGATGACACTTTTGTGAATGAGATTGTGCTGTTCATTCTCTCTGccctcatcatcatcaccaccacaacTGTCATTCTGGTTTCCTATGCTTATATTCTATCCACTGTCTTGAAGATCCCCTCCACCCATGGCAGGAGTAAGACTTTCTCCACTTACAGCTCTCACATCACTGTGGTGAGTTTATTCTATGGTACTGTGTTCTTCATGTATGCCCAACCTGGGGCCATGTTCTCACCAGAAAAAAGCAAGATTATAGCTGTTTTCTATACTCTTATCATCCCTATGTTAAATCCACTGATTTATAGTCTAAGGAACAGAGAGGTGAAAAATGCTGTGAAAAgagtattgttaaaaaaaattatcttttcactGACACCCAGCCATCTATGA